The proteins below come from a single Trachemys scripta elegans isolate TJP31775 chromosome 16, CAS_Tse_1.0, whole genome shotgun sequence genomic window:
- the LOC117888497 gene encoding uncharacterized protein LOC117888497: MNPLIPINQEGPYVNCEIAGQSVTCLGASRSALRSAEFPSVPLTTLSVNAVGISNQPVSHPVTKPLAVSLGPLANKHAFLLSPSSPVNLLGRDLLCKLGCAIYCTPDGVFLQVPDENTNLVLATLHIEEPAKLPTTRSPDLVHLLSQIPPHLWSPHANEVGQIPTAEPVKILVDPSKALPRVPQYPLRPEAEEGIAPVMESLLQQGISVATTSSCNTSIFPVKKPGKNTYRFVQDLLAINAVVLPSFPMVPNPATILSCIPPSATHFTVVDLCSDFFSIPIHPESPYLFAFTYKGRQYTWTRLPQGSTESPSLFSKILKKDLDGVVFPGKSVLIQYVDDLLLASLSFESCKADTLSLLTALAASKVCPVHQPWDFLIMLNPSLFSVMSVTGLLWLY, encoded by the exons ATGAATCCTTTAATTCCCATTAATCAAGAAGGTCCCTATGTAaattgtgaaattgcaggacaatCTGTTACTTGTCTTGGAGCTAGTAGATCTGCTTTAAGATCCGCGGAGTTTCCCTCTGTTCCTTTGACAACTTTGTCTGTAAATGCTGTGGGCATTTCAAATCAACCTGTTTCGCATCCTGTCACAAAACCCCTTGCGGTTTCACTAGGGCCCCTGGCTAACAAGCATGCATTCTTgctcagcccctcctctcctGTGAATCTGTTGGGAAGGGATCTTTTGTGTAAATTAGGTTGTGCTATCTATTGCACACCAGATGGCGTATTCTTACAGGTTCCTGATGAGAATACCAATCTAGTGTTGGCTACACTCCACATAGAGGAGCCAGCTAAATTACCAACAACTCGTAGCCCTGACCTTGTGCATTTGTTATCACAAATTCCTCCTCATCTCTGGTCTCCGCATGCCAATGAAGTGGGACAGATTCCGACAGCCGAACCGGTTAAGATTTTGGTTGATCCTTCTAAAGCTTTGCCAAGGGTTCCCCAATACCCTCTGCGTCCTGAGGCAGAGGAAGGAATAGCCCCAGTAATGGAGTCTTTATTACAGCAGGGTATTAGTGTTGCCACCACCAGTTCTTGTAATACTTCTATCTTTCCTGTAAAGAAACCAGGAAAGAACACCTATCGGTTTGTTCAAGATCTCCTCGCGATTAATGCTGTTGTTTTACCTTCTTTCCCCATGGTTCCAAATCCAGCTACAATTCTTTCTTGTATTCCACCTTCAGCTACTCACTTTACTGTTGTGGACCTTTGTTCAGATTTCTtttctatccccatacaccctgAGAGTCCGTATCTGTTTGCCTTCACCTATAAAGGACGCCAGTACACCTGGACCCGGTTACCCCAAGGGTCTACTGAGTCCCCATCCTTGTTTTCCAAGATTCTGAAAAAGGATCTGGACGGTGTGGTTTTTCCAGGTAAATCAGTGCTTATACAGTATGTGGATGATCTCTTGCTGGCATCCCTTTCTTTTGAATCTTGTAAAGCTGATACTTTGAGTCTCTTGACTGCTTTAGCTGCT AGCAAAGTCTGTCCAGTGCACCAGCCCTGGGACTTCCTGATTATGCTAAACCCTTCACTCTTTTCTGTCATGAGCGTAACGGGTTTGCTTTGGCTGTATTAA
- the LOC117888496 gene encoding uncharacterized protein LOC117888496: MLRTAKRPLHLERILQLMISLFLLLALLCLLDSRERGQGEVLVTSPLSTDRSTTPLNSFTGITPVQGEVLVTSPLHYGESQLLLKRKRRNTRSAETTKVQKFLTTKDNKNWPWWKKRSIVYWQGGNCGDRSWECGVQWWGGFFPGSGLCAYGQVPSGCTALPNWLSDDEYQKRLATTKTTPTTSPLTLATTTVTYPDTNSTIHSNETHWPRLSHLSDLLKFCSEKLFFKVQDNVYEQTIEWKTNGSVEIKVHDITTSEPQELITAIDGFYSEVDMMVVPGICTVLNKKGPYCYLVTQLVNNQTNTQRVCSATGNFTCIEIIPVTNNVTCTLLQYTPSYTINVNASRKYIKVFDQQMWYSTTPKRDVVRYRWTVINTTLGTVKFSLPLSSFQITSTYPNCSQGAAIRLAQQRAWVISSR; the protein is encoded by the exons atgcttcgcactgcaaaaagacccctccacctggaGAGGATTCTTCAGCTGATGATCAGCCTATTTCTCctgctagctctgctgtgcctcctggacagcagggaaagaggacaaggtgaagtgctagtaacctctcccttgtccactgacag atcTACAACGCCTTTGAATTCTTTTACAGGAATCACACCAGTAcagggtgaagtgctagtaacctctcccctgcacTATGGTGAATCACAACTGCTTTTGAAGAGGAAAAGAAGAAACACTCGCTCTGCtgaaaccaccaaagtccagaaattcctgactacaaaagacaaTAAGAACTGGCCCTGGTGGAAGAAACGGAGCATTGTTTATTGGCAAGGAGGGAACTGTGGGGACCGTTCCTGGGAATGCGGGGTCCAGTGGTGGGGTGGATTTtttccaggatcagggctttgTGCTTATGGACAGGTACCTTCAGGATGCActgccctccctaattggcttTCAGATGATGAATATCAAAAACGCCTTGCCACTACAAAAACTACACCCACCACTAGTCCCTTGACCCTTGCCACCACCACTGTAACTTATCCAGATACAAACAGTACTATACATTCCAATGAAACTCATTGGCCAAGGCTTTCACACCTCAGTGATTTACTGAAATTTTGTTCAGAGAAATTATTCTTTAAAGTTCAGGATAATGTATATGAGCAAACAATtgaatggaaaacaaatggaTCAGTAGAAATAAAAGTACATGATATCACTACTAGTGAACCCCAAGAATTAATAACTGCAATTGATGGGTTCTATAGTGAAGTAGATATGATGGTTGTTCCTGGAATTTGTACTGTGTTAAATAAGAAaggcccttattgttatttggtcacccaacTAGTGAATAATCAAACAAATACCCAAAGAGTTTGTtctgccactggaaattttacctgcatagaaaTTATTCCGGTGACTAATAATGTGACTTGTACCTTATTGCAATACACTCCCTCTTATACCATTAATGTTAATGCCTCCCGGAAATACATAAAGGTATTTGACCAACAGATGTGGTATAGCACTACACCAAAGAGAGATGTAGTAAGATATCGGtggactgtgattaacactacactagggacggttaaattttcattgcctttatccagtttccagattacctctacatacccaaactgctcacagggggctgccattagattagcacaacagagggcttgggttatttcttCTAGATAG